From one Humulus lupulus chromosome 8, drHumLupu1.1, whole genome shotgun sequence genomic stretch:
- the LOC133798074 gene encoding uncharacterized protein LOC133798074, which translates to MEALIASYGDASSESDSESATPCQPPTSSTHPELTSLPPPPVSLLIPPNSIRGLDFSPGEQPGRVRTFPHVEGNYALHVYIPVYIPSAPKKELALFLKKLSRLVPGLYVVDVDIPLDIIAKDDNKLEQVALGREFHISLGRTVPIRVHQIDSVVAMLRQKLQFQRRYWIDFSKWEVFLNDDHTRTFLSMEVTTTGLAEITKQIQAVNEVYKLHNLPEFYKDPRPHISIAWASGDIDHSLRSAVQEERRGTVAASSKKCIFTSKFTGIECRIGNKEYKICKILDK; encoded by the exons ATGGAGGCTTTGATAGCCTCTTATGGAGACGCATCGTCGGAATCCGACTCCGAGTCGGCAACCCCATGTCAGCCTCCAACGTCTTCTACTCACCCGGAATTAACTTCTCTTCCTCCGCCCCCGGTTTCTCTCCTTATTCCCCCGAATTCCATCA GAGGTCTTGATTTTTCTCCTGGAGAACAGCCCGGCAGAGTTAGGACATTTCCTCATGTCGAAGGGAATTACGCTTTACATGTCTATATCCCAG TTTATATACCATCTGCGCCAAAAAAGGAGCTGGCTTTGTTCTTGAAGAAATTGTCTCGTCTTGTGCCTGGTCTTTACGTGGTCGACGTTGATATCCCACTTGACATTATTGCCAAAGATGATAATAAGCTTGAACAAGTTGCTTTAGGGAGGGAATTTCATATAAGCTTAGGTAGGACTGTTCCAATCCGAGTTCACCAGATTGACTCGGTGGTGGCTATGCTTCGTCAGAAGCTTCAGTTTCAAAGGAG GTATTGGATTGATTTTAGTAAATGGGAGGTTTTTCTCAATGATGATCACACCCGAACCTTTTTGTCAATGGAAGTTACTACAACGGGATTAGCTGAG ATAACAAAGCAGATTCAAGCCGTCAATGAGGTTTATAAGCTTCATAATCTTCCTGAATTTTACAAG GATCCACGTCCTCACATTTCCATTGCTTGGGCATCTGGTGACATCGACCATTCCTTGAGGAGTGCGGttcaagaagaaagaagaggCACGGTTGCGGCCTCGTCGAAGAAATGCATTTTTACTAGTAAATTCACTGGTATTGAGTGTAGAATTGGTAATAAAGAGTATAAGATATGTAAGATTCTAGATAAGTGA